Genomic window (Subtercola endophyticus):
GCGTGCTGATCCGCGGGCAGGGCACCGAGTTCGACTCACTGCGTGAGTATGTGCGCGGCGACGACGTGCGCTCCATCGACTGGCGGGCGACGGCCCGGCGCGACGATGTGATGGTGCGTACGTGGCGGCCCGAGCGCGACAGGCGTGTGGTGATCGTGATCGATACCGGCCGAACATCCGCTGCCCGCATCGACAACGAACCCCGGCTCGACACTGCCTTCGAGGCGTCGCTGCTGCTGTCGGCCCTCGCCACGCGCGCCGGCGACCGAGTGGATGTTCTCGCCTACGATCGCCGCGTGCGAGCCCGGGTGCAGGGCGCCACGGGCCCGGCCCTGCTCTCGCAGCTCGTCGACGCGCTCGCCCCCGTCGAGCCGGAGCTGCTCGAGATGGACTGGTCTGCCGTGCCCGCCCTCGTGCGCGAGATCACGAACCAGCGCGCCCTCGTCGTGCTGCTCACCTCGATCGAGACACCCGGGTCGTCACGCGGCCTGCTCGCGGCCCTGCCGCAGCTGACGCGACGCCATACGGTGCTTGTGGCCTCGGTCAGCGATCCGACGACGTTCGCCGCGGTGTCGCTGCGGGATGATCGCACGCAGACCTATCACGCAGCCGCGGCCGAGCGGGCTCTGCTCGACGTCGCGCGGGTGTCTGCCGCTGCGCGACAACTGGGCGCAGAAGTCGTCACGGGCGCGCCCGCGGACCTACCGCCGGCCGTCGCCGACGCGTACCTGGCCCTGAAGGCGGCCGGCCGCCTCTGATGTGCCTGACCCCGGCGGCCGCGGCCACCTCGGGCCGCCCGGCCACGTCAGTTTCGTAGGAGATATGCCCGCCATGGCGCGGTATGGCCGCCACAGTACCGAAATCTCCTACGAAAGTGCAGCGGCAGCCGCGTCAGGCGGCGATGAGGCGCTTGGCGCCAGCGTCGAACTCCTCGAGGTCGCCGGTCTCGCCGGCTCGGGATGCCCGGCCCCCGACGAACACGATGTAGAACACGAAGGCGCCCAACGCCACCGCCCCGATGGCGACCTTCACCGGCCAGGGCCACGGCTGCGGCGTCACGAAACCTTCGATGACCCCCGAGACCAGCAGCACGAAGATGAGCCCGATCGCCACCGTGAAGAGCGCACGGCCGTCTTCGGCCAGGGCTTGGCCACGGGTGCGGGCGGCGGGCGCGATAAAGGCCCAGAAGATGCGCAGGCCCGCGGCGGCTCCGACGAAGATCGCCGTGAGCTCGAGCATGCCGTGCGGCAAGATGTACTGAAAGAACTCGGCGCCATAACCGAAGTGGAACAGCACGCCGGCCGACACGCCGATGTTCATGGCGTTCTGCAGCAGCACGAACGGAACGTAGACGCCCACGATTCCGAATGCCACGCACTGGGCCGTGATCCAGGCGTTGTTGGTCCAGACCTGGCCCGTGAACGACGCGGCGGGGTTGTCGGAGTAGTAGTTCACGAAGTCGTTCTGAGCGATCTTCTGCAGCTCGGCGTCGGTGCCGAAGTTCGCCAAGACCTGCGGGTTGTTCGCCACCCAGACGGCATACAGCACGCTGACCAGAATGGTTGCCGCAGCGACCACCGCGATGATCCAGCGCAGGCGGTAGAGGGCTGCGGGCAGCTGCAGGGCGAAGAACGCCGGGATGGCCGCGAAGAGGTTGGCGCTCGACCCGGTGAAGCGCTGCCGGGCACGCGACAACGATACCGAGAGCCGGTCGCCCGCCACCGTCGAGCCCGCCGACGTCTTCAGCGCGGACAGCTCGGTTGCGCCCGACTGGTACCGGTCGATGAGCTCGTCGGCCTCGGCGCCCGAGTACGTGCGGCGTCGGCCGAGGTCATCAAGACGAGCCCAGTCGTCTCGATGTGCTGCTGAGAATGCGTCGAGATCCATCTGCTTAGATAATAACCATGGCCGAGCCACTTCTTGCGCCCACCGCTGCCGCACACTCACTCGAGTACAACGACGACCTGATGGTGACCGGTGAGGCCGTCGCGCTCGACGTGCGGCCGGCGGGGTTCATTCTGCGCGCCGCCGGGGGCATCATCGACGTGACCGTGTCGATCGCGCTGTTTCTGCTGCTGTTCTGGCTGATCAGCGTATCTTTGTCGGCAACCGGCGCCGACCCCGCGCTGACCCGCGCGCTGACACTGGCGACCCTGGTGTTCTGCATCGTGGTCGTGCCGACCGCCGTCGAGACCGCGCTGCACGGGCGCTCTCTCGGCAAACTCGCCATCGGGGCCCGCATCGTGCGCGACGACGGTGGTGCGACGTCGTTCCGTCATGCGTTCGTGCGCGCACTGACCGGCGTGCTCGAGATCTACGCCACGCTCGGCGGGCTCGCGGTGCTCGTCTCGCTGCTCAACGCGAAATCGAAGCGGCTGGGCGACCTTCTGGCCGGAACGTACAGCCAGCACGAACGAGTGCCCCACCTGCCGTCAGCGGCAGCAGCGATGCCGCCCGCGCTCTACGGCTGGGCGCAGGTCGCCGACGTGGCGCGACTGCCCGACCGGTTGTCGCGCCGCATCGCTCAGTTTCTCGCCCAGGCGCCCGGCATGACTCCGGATGCCCGTGCCAGACACGCCTCGAGCCTGCTGGCCGAGGCGCTGCCCTACGTCTCGCCCGTCGTACCCGTTCACCCCGAGGTGCTGCTCACCGGAATCGCGGCCCTTCGCCGCGATCGCGAATTCGCCGCGCTGCAACTCGAACGCGCGCGCCTCGAGCGCCTCTCGCCCATTCTCAAGGGCCTGCCGCACGGTTTCCCCGACCGCTGACGCCCCACGTCTGAACACCAACCCCCGCACAGGCGCCCGAGACCGGCACGTAGACCGGCCGGTCTCGGCCACACCCGATGGGCTCGGCCAAGCCCGATGGGCTCGGCCACGCCCACAGTGCTTCAGTAGCGGTAGTGCGAGACCTTGTACGGGCCCTCGACGGGCACGCCGATGTAGGCGGCCTGCGCGGGGGTGAGTTCGGTGAGTTCAACGCCGAGGGCGTCGAGGTGCAGACGCGCGACCTTCTCGTCGAGAATCTTCGGCAGCGTGTACACGCCCACCGGGTAGTTGTCGGGGCTGCCCCAGAGCTCGATCTGCGCCAGAACCTGGTTCGTGAACGAGTTGCTCATCACGAAGCTGGGGTGCCCGGTGGCGTTGCCGAGATTCATCAGACGCCCCTCCGACAAGACCAGCACCGAACGGCCGTTCGGCAGACGCCACTCGTGCACCTGCGGCTTGATCTCGACCTTGACGGCCCCCTCGATGCGCTCGAGACCGGCGATGTCGATCTCGTCGTCGAAGTGACCCACGTTGGCGACGATGGCGAGGTGCTTCATGCCGAGCAGGTGCTCGGTGGTGATCACGTGCTGGTTGCCGGTTCCGGTGACGAAAATGTCGACGGTCGGCAGCACGGACTCGAGCCGGGCGACCTGAAAGCCGTCCATCGCGGCTTGCAAGGCGTTGATCGGGTCGACCTCGCTCACGATCACTCGTGCACCCTGGCCGCGCAGCGCTTCGGCCGCGCCCTTTCCGACGTCGCCGTAGCCCACCACGAAGGCGACCTTTCCACCGATGAGCACGTCGGTGGCGCGGTTCAGCCCGTCGGGCAGCGAGTGGCGGATTCCGTACTTGTTGTCGAACTTCGACTTGGTGACGGAGTCGTTGACGTTCATCGCAGGGAACAGCAGTGCATCCGAAGCGGCCAGCTCGTAGAGACGGTGCACGCCGGTGGTGGTCTCTTCGGTGACGCCCTTGATGTCTGCCGCAATGGTGGTGAAGCGGTGCGGGTTCTCTTCGAGCGAGCGACGCAGCAGGTCGAGGATGACCGTGTACTCGTGGCTGTCGGATTCGGCCGCCGTCGGCACTGAACCCGCAAGCTCGAACTCTCGGCCTTTGTGTACGAGCAGGGTGGCGTCTCCGCCGTCGTCGAGGATCATGTTCGGGCCGACGTACGACTCGCCCGCTTCGGCGGCCTCTGCACTCCAGTCGAAGGCCTGATCGGTGCACCACCAGTACTCTTCGAGCGTCTCGCCCTTCCACGCGAACACCGGAACGCCCGCGGGCGCCTCTGGCGTGCCCGTGCGGCCGACGACGATGGCCGCTGCGGCCTCGTCTTGGGTGGAGAAGATG
Coding sequences:
- a CDS encoding DUF58 domain-containing protein, whose amino-acid sequence is MSVSGRFALLLAVGVLPVVVLSIAYDAAWATLGVWLVFALLLGVVDLVLAASPRRVTIERVLPTRVRLGETVASELYLTNAGRRTLRATVRDAWQPSAGAATTRFGVVIPRGERRVVTTGLTPFRRGERRVQQTSIRSFGPLGLWARQATVLAPGRIRVLPPFTSRRHLPSRLARLRELDGRTSVLIRGQGTEFDSLREYVRGDDVRSIDWRATARRDDVMVRTWRPERDRRVVIVIDTGRTSAARIDNEPRLDTAFEASLLLSALATRAGDRVDVLAYDRRVRARVQGATGPALLSQLVDALAPVEPELLEMDWSAVPALVREITNQRALVVLLTSIETPGSSRGLLAALPQLTRRHTVLVASVSDPTTFAAVSLRDDRTQTYHAAAAERALLDVARVSAAARQLGAEVVTGAPADLPPAVADAYLALKAAGRL
- a CDS encoding stage II sporulation protein M — protein: MDLDAFSAAHRDDWARLDDLGRRRTYSGAEADELIDRYQSGATELSALKTSAGSTVAGDRLSVSLSRARQRFTGSSANLFAAIPAFFALQLPAALYRLRWIIAVVAAATILVSVLYAVWVANNPQVLANFGTDAELQKIAQNDFVNYYSDNPAASFTGQVWTNNAWITAQCVAFGIVGVYVPFVLLQNAMNIGVSAGVLFHFGYGAEFFQYILPHGMLELTAIFVGAAAGLRIFWAFIAPAARTRGQALAEDGRALFTVAIGLIFVLLVSGVIEGFVTPQPWPWPVKVAIGAVALGAFVFYIVFVGGRASRAGETGDLEEFDAGAKRLIAA
- the ahcY gene encoding adenosylhomocysteinase produces the protein MTFAATPTRTALPFKVRDLSLAEAGRHQIRLAENEMPGLMALRAEFGESKPLSGARIMGSLHMTVQTAVLIETLVELGAQVRWVSCNIFSTQDEAAAAIVVGRTGTPEAPAGVPVFAWKGETLEEYWWCTDQAFDWSAEAAEAGESYVGPNMILDDGGDATLLVHKGREFELAGSVPTAAESDSHEYTVILDLLRRSLEENPHRFTTIAADIKGVTEETTTGVHRLYELAASDALLFPAMNVNDSVTKSKFDNKYGIRHSLPDGLNRATDVLIGGKVAFVVGYGDVGKGAAEALRGQGARVIVSEVDPINALQAAMDGFQVARLESVLPTVDIFVTGTGNQHVITTEHLLGMKHLAIVANVGHFDDEIDIAGLERIEGAVKVEIKPQVHEWRLPNGRSVLVLSEGRLMNLGNATGHPSFVMSNSFTNQVLAQIELWGSPDNYPVGVYTLPKILDEKVARLHLDALGVELTELTPAQAAYIGVPVEGPYKVSHYRY
- a CDS encoding RDD family protein — encoded protein: MAEPLLAPTAAAHSLEYNDDLMVTGEAVALDVRPAGFILRAAGGIIDVTVSIALFLLLFWLISVSLSATGADPALTRALTLATLVFCIVVVPTAVETALHGRSLGKLAIGARIVRDDGGATSFRHAFVRALTGVLEIYATLGGLAVLVSLLNAKSKRLGDLLAGTYSQHERVPHLPSAAAAMPPALYGWAQVADVARLPDRLSRRIAQFLAQAPGMTPDARARHASSLLAEALPYVSPVVPVHPEVLLTGIAALRRDREFAALQLERARLERLSPILKGLPHGFPDR